The DNA sequence ACGCGATCGGGGGCGGAGACGGCGAACAGGATCGCTTCCGCGACGTCGGCGGGCTCCAGGGGGCGCTTGTCTTCCCAGCGGGCCAGAAACGCGGCTCGCGCTTCGGGATCGCGGATGTTCTCTGCCAGCTCGCTGCGAACGACGCCTGGCTCCAGATCGGTGATGCGGATCTTGGTCGCGGCCGACAGCTCCAGCTGCATCCCGCGCGAAAGCGCGCGGACCGCGTGCTTGGTGGCGGCGTAGACCGTGCCGCCCGGGAAGGGCCGCCGGCCTGCCAAGGAACCGACGTTGACGATGTGACCGCGGCCCTCCTGCAGCATGGCGGGCAGAACCGCCGCAATGCCGTAGAGGACACCCTTGACGTTCACGTCGATCATCCACTCCCAGTCGGCGACGTCCAGGCGGCTGAGCTCCGCCAGGTGCATCACGCCCGCGTTGTTGACCAGGATATCGATGGTGCCGAAGCGATCCAGCGTCAGGGCCGCCAGA is a window from the Gemmatimonadota bacterium genome containing:
- a CDS encoding SDR family oxidoreductase codes for the protein MSRSRGPLAGRVAIVTGASSGIGRATALRLAAAGAKVVAAARRVDRLEALQARAPEENAFLVVPTDVTSRRAMEALAALTLDRFGTIDILVNNAGVMHLAELSRLDVADWEWMIDVNVKGVLYGIAAVLPAMLQEGRGHIVNVGSLAGRRPFPGGTVYAATKHAVRALSRGMQLELSAATKIRITDLEPGVVRSELAENIRDPEARAAFLARWEDKRPLEPADVAEAILFAVSAPDRVNVSEILVRPTDQET